Proteins encoded together in one Accipiter gentilis chromosome 16, bAccGen1.1, whole genome shotgun sequence window:
- the SELENOI gene encoding ethanolaminephosphotransferase 1 isoform X1, whose translation MEYVTAEQLAGFGKYKYSAVDSNPLSLYVMHPFWNTIVKIFPTWLAPNLITFSGFLLLVFNFFLMAYFDPDFYASAPDHQHVPNAVWVIVGLLNFIAYTLDGVDGKQARRTNSSTPLGELFDHGLDSWACVYFVVTVYSTFGRGSTGVSVFVLYLLLWVVLFSFILSHWEKYNTGILFLPWGYDISQVTISIVYIVTAIVGVEAWYAPFLFNFLYRDLFTAMIIACALTVTLPMSLYNFYKAYKNNTLKHHSVYEIMLPLVSPVLLFLLCTTWIFMSPTDILEVHPRLFYFMVGTAFANISCQLIVCQMSSTRCQPLNWMLLPIAAVLFVVMSGFAPNSETLLLYLLTAFLTLAHIHYGVVVVSQLSRHFNIRPFSLKKPTPDULGVEEEKIGLRSAEVL comes from the exons TACAGTGCCGTGGACAGCAACCCCTTGTCTCTGTATGTTATGCATCCCTTCTGGAACACGATAGTGAAG ATCTTCCCTACCTGGCTGGCCCCAAATTTGATAACGTTTTCTGGCTTCCTGCTGCTTGTCTTCAACTTCTTCCTCATGGCATACTTCGACCCTGACTTTTATGCTTCTG CCCCTGATCACCAGCACGTTCCGAATGCAGTGTGGGTCATTGTGGGTCTCCTCAACTTCATTGCCTATACGTTAG atggtgttgatgggaAACAGGCTCGCCGGACCAACTCCAGCACACCCCTGGGAGAGCTCTTTGATCATGGCTTGGACAGCTGGGCATGCGTGTACTTTGTCGTGACAGTCTACTCCACCTTTGGACGGGGCTCCACGGGTGTCAGTGTCTTCGTTCTCTACCTCCTCTTATGGGTGGTCTTGTTTTCGTTCATCCTCTCCCACTGGGAGAAGTATAACACAGGGATTCTCTTCCTGCCCTGGGGATATGATATCAGCCAGGTG ACCATTTCAATTGTCTACATAGTGACAGCCATTGTGGGAGTTGAGGCCTGGTATGCACCTTTCCTGTTTAATTTCTTATATAGAGACCTATTCACTGCAATGATTATTG CTTGTGCGCTCACTGTGACACTGCCGATGAGCCTCTATAACTTCTACAA GGCCTATAAAAATAACACCTTGAAGCACCACTCTGTGTATGAAATCATGCTGCCACTGGTATCCCCAGTGTTGCTCTTCCTGCTCTGCACCACGTGGATCTTCATGTCCCCAACAGACATCCTGGAGGTCCATCCCAGGCTCTTCTATTTCATGGTTGGAACAGCCTTTGCTAACATTTCT TGCCAACTGATTGTCTGTCAGATGAGCAGCACGCGCTGCCAGCCTCTGAACTGGATGCTGCTCCCCATAGCAGCGGTGCTCTTCGTGGTGATGTCTGGGTTTGCGCCAAACAGCGAAACACTTCTCCTCTACTTGTTAACTGCTTTCCTCACCCTGGCGCACATCCACTATGGAGTGGTCGTG GTAAGCCAGCTGAGCAGGCACTTCAATATACGGCCTTTCTCCCTAAAGAAGCCCACGCCAGATTGACTAGGAGTGGAGGAAGAGAAAATCGGCTTGCGGTCTGCAGAAGTACTGTAA
- the SELENOI gene encoding ethanolaminephosphotransferase 1 isoform X2: MEYVTAEQLAGFGKYKYSAVDSNPLSLYVMHPFWNTIVKIFPTWLAPNLITFSGFLLLVFNFFLMAYFDPDFYASAPDHQHVPNAVWVIVGLLNFIAYTLDGVDGKQARRTNSSTPLGELFDHGLDSWACVYFVVTVYSTFGRGSTGVSVFVLYLLLWVVLFSFILSHWEKYNTGILFLPWGYDISQVTISIVYIVTAIVGVEAWYAPFLFNFLYRDLFTAMIIACALTVTLPMSLYNFYKAYKNNTLKHHSVYEIMLPLVSPVLLFLLCTTWIFMSPTDILEVHPRLFYFMVGTAFANISCQLIVCQMSSTRCQPLNWMLLPIAAVLFVVMSGFAPNSETLLLYLLTAFLTLAHIHYGVVVVSQLSRHFNIRPFSLKKPTPD, translated from the exons TACAGTGCCGTGGACAGCAACCCCTTGTCTCTGTATGTTATGCATCCCTTCTGGAACACGATAGTGAAG ATCTTCCCTACCTGGCTGGCCCCAAATTTGATAACGTTTTCTGGCTTCCTGCTGCTTGTCTTCAACTTCTTCCTCATGGCATACTTCGACCCTGACTTTTATGCTTCTG CCCCTGATCACCAGCACGTTCCGAATGCAGTGTGGGTCATTGTGGGTCTCCTCAACTTCATTGCCTATACGTTAG atggtgttgatgggaAACAGGCTCGCCGGACCAACTCCAGCACACCCCTGGGAGAGCTCTTTGATCATGGCTTGGACAGCTGGGCATGCGTGTACTTTGTCGTGACAGTCTACTCCACCTTTGGACGGGGCTCCACGGGTGTCAGTGTCTTCGTTCTCTACCTCCTCTTATGGGTGGTCTTGTTTTCGTTCATCCTCTCCCACTGGGAGAAGTATAACACAGGGATTCTCTTCCTGCCCTGGGGATATGATATCAGCCAGGTG ACCATTTCAATTGTCTACATAGTGACAGCCATTGTGGGAGTTGAGGCCTGGTATGCACCTTTCCTGTTTAATTTCTTATATAGAGACCTATTCACTGCAATGATTATTG CTTGTGCGCTCACTGTGACACTGCCGATGAGCCTCTATAACTTCTACAA GGCCTATAAAAATAACACCTTGAAGCACCACTCTGTGTATGAAATCATGCTGCCACTGGTATCCCCAGTGTTGCTCTTCCTGCTCTGCACCACGTGGATCTTCATGTCCCCAACAGACATCCTGGAGGTCCATCCCAGGCTCTTCTATTTCATGGTTGGAACAGCCTTTGCTAACATTTCT TGCCAACTGATTGTCTGTCAGATGAGCAGCACGCGCTGCCAGCCTCTGAACTGGATGCTGCTCCCCATAGCAGCGGTGCTCTTCGTGGTGATGTCTGGGTTTGCGCCAAACAGCGAAACACTTCTCCTCTACTTGTTAACTGCTTTCCTCACCCTGGCGCACATCCACTATGGAGTGGTCGTG GTAAGCCAGCTGAGCAGGCACTTCAATATACGGCCTTTCTCCCTAAAGAAGCCCACGCCAGATTGA